The following coding sequences lie in one Nocardioides sambongensis genomic window:
- a CDS encoding UTP--glucose-1-phosphate uridylyltransferase — MGSPGLEKARAKMADAGVDPVAIDTFAHYYRLLEHGETGLIPESTIEPVDMERLEDVEVDDDVAAEAVAKTVTIKLNGGLGTSMGMDRAKSLLCVRRGLSFLDIIARQVLHLRKEYGAEVPLLFMNSFRTSADTLDALARYEDLAVDGLPLDFLQNKEPKLLASDLSPAAHPVDPDLEWCPPGHGDLYTALRGTGLLDRMIEAGYRYVFVSNSDNLGAVPDARVAGWFAASGAPFAIEAVRRTPSDRKGGHFARRKADGRIVLRETAQTAPEDQKALADLDRHRYCSTNNLWFDLAAMKKALDEREGILGLPLIRNVKHLDPADPSTPKVVQIETAMGAAIEVFEGARLIEVGRDRFIPVKTTNDLLVLRSDVYAIGSDFALEQVAAEVPFIDLDSDHYKLVGEFDKRFPEGAPSLQQATSLRIDGDWTFGPGVAVVGDVALSGRGAQRIEGNKVLDGEG, encoded by the coding sequence ATGGGCAGCCCAGGCTTGGAGAAGGCACGCGCGAAGATGGCCGACGCGGGAGTGGATCCGGTCGCCATCGACACGTTCGCGCACTACTACCGCCTGCTCGAGCACGGTGAGACCGGTCTGATCCCGGAGTCCACGATCGAGCCGGTCGACATGGAGCGGCTCGAGGACGTCGAGGTCGACGACGACGTCGCCGCCGAGGCGGTCGCGAAGACCGTGACGATCAAGCTCAACGGCGGCCTGGGCACCTCGATGGGGATGGACCGCGCCAAGTCGCTGCTCTGCGTGCGGCGCGGGCTCTCGTTCCTCGACATCATCGCCCGCCAGGTGCTGCACCTGCGCAAGGAGTACGGCGCCGAGGTGCCGCTGCTCTTCATGAACTCCTTCCGCACCTCCGCCGACACCCTCGACGCGCTCGCCCGCTACGAGGACCTGGCCGTCGACGGCCTCCCGCTGGACTTCCTGCAGAACAAGGAGCCCAAGCTGCTGGCCTCCGACCTGAGCCCGGCGGCCCACCCGGTCGACCCGGACCTGGAGTGGTGTCCGCCCGGTCACGGCGACCTCTACACCGCGCTGCGCGGCACCGGACTGCTCGACCGGATGATCGAGGCCGGCTACCGGTACGTCTTCGTCTCCAACTCCGACAACCTGGGCGCGGTCCCCGACGCACGGGTCGCCGGCTGGTTCGCCGCCTCGGGCGCCCCGTTCGCGATCGAGGCGGTCCGGCGGACCCCGAGCGACCGCAAGGGCGGACACTTCGCCCGGCGCAAGGCCGACGGCCGGATCGTGCTGCGCGAGACCGCGCAGACCGCGCCGGAGGACCAGAAGGCACTGGCCGACCTGGACCGGCACCGCTACTGCTCCACCAACAACCTCTGGTTCGACCTGGCCGCGATGAAGAAGGCCCTGGACGAGCGCGAGGGGATCCTCGGCCTGCCGCTGATCCGCAACGTGAAGCACCTCGACCCCGCCGACCCGAGCACCCCGAAGGTGGTCCAGATCGAGACCGCGATGGGCGCGGCGATCGAGGTGTTCGAGGGTGCCCGGCTGATCGAGGTGGGCCGCGACCGGTTCATCCCGGTGAAGACCACCAACGACCTGCTGGTGCTGCGCTCCGACGTCTACGCCATCGGCAGTGACTTCGCGCTCGAGCAGGTGGCCGCTGAGGTGCCGTTCATCGACCTCGACAGCGACCACTACAAGCTGGTCGGCGAGTTCGACAAGCGCTTCCCCGAGGGAGCGCCGTCGCTGCAGCAGGCGACCTCGCTGCGGATCGACGGCGACTGGACCTTCGGTCCCGGTGTCGCCGTGGTCGGGGACGTCGCCCTGAGCGGTCGCGGCGCCCAGCGGATCGAGGGCAACAAGGTCCTCGACGGCGAGGGGTGA
- the moaC gene encoding cyclic pyranopterin monophosphate synthase MoaC produces the protein MTEPRLTHVDETGAARMVDVSAKDVTARTATASGRVLVATTVVELLRGEGVPKGDALSVARIAGIMGAKRTPELIPLCHPLAISGVQVDLAVADDAVEIAATVRTTDRTGVEMEALTAVTVAALTVVDMVKAVDKGAVISDVRVETKSGGKSGDWRRD, from the coding sequence ATGACCGAGCCGCGGCTGACCCACGTCGACGAGACCGGGGCCGCGCGGATGGTCGACGTCTCCGCGAAGGACGTGACCGCGCGCACCGCCACCGCCTCGGGCCGGGTCCTGGTCGCCACGACCGTGGTCGAGCTGCTCCGCGGCGAGGGGGTGCCGAAGGGTGACGCCCTGTCGGTGGCCCGGATCGCGGGCATCATGGGCGCCAAGCGGACTCCCGAGCTGATCCCGCTGTGCCACCCGCTCGCGATCAGCGGTGTGCAGGTCGACCTGGCCGTCGCCGACGACGCCGTCGAGATCGCCGCGACCGTCCGCACCACAGACCGGACCGGCGTGGAGATGGAGGCCCTCACCGCGGTGACGGTCGCGGCGCTGACCGTGGTGGACATGGTGAAGGCGGTCGACAAGGGTGCGGTGATCAGCGACGTGCGGGTGGAGACCAAGAGCGGTGGGAAGTCGGGGGACTGGCGTCGTGACTGA
- a CDS encoding FmdB family zinc ribbon protein: MPTYQYRCSECDHFFEQVQSFSDDALTECPECRGRLRKVFNAVGVVFKGSGFYKTDSRGSSTSSSSTAASGTDAGSSGSSGGSSGDSSKSPAAAGSSSNSGSGSSSTSGSSSSSSAAAAPSS, from the coding sequence ATGCCCACCTACCAGTACCGCTGCTCGGAGTGCGACCACTTCTTCGAGCAGGTCCAGAGCTTCTCCGACGACGCGCTCACCGAGTGCCCGGAGTGCCGTGGCCGGCTGCGCAAGGTGTTCAACGCCGTCGGCGTCGTGTTCAAGGGCTCGGGCTTCTACAAGACCGACAGCCGCGGCTCCTCGACGTCGTCGAGCAGCACCGCCGCCTCCGGCACCGACGCCGGTTCCTCCGGCTCCTCCGGCGGGTCGTCCGGCGACTCCTCGAAGAGCCCCGCGGCCGCGGGCAGCTCCTCCAACAGCGGGTCGGGGAGCTCCTCGACGAGCGGGTCGAGCAGCTCGTCGTCGGCAGCCGCTGCTCCGTCCTCCTGA
- a CDS encoding MogA/MoaB family molybdenum cofactor biosynthesis protein, giving the protein MTEPGRVAGLPARVVVASNRAAAGVYEDTTGPLIVAALADLGFEVAEPLVRPDGEPVGEAIAAAIGAGARVVLTTGGTGLTPTDRTPEVTGPLLDREIPGLAEAIRAAGVAKGVPTAVLSRGLAGVAGDCLVVNLPGSRGGVKDALNVLVPVLAHAVEQITGSDH; this is encoded by the coding sequence GTGACTGAGCCGGGTCGGGTCGCCGGGCTACCGGCGCGGGTTGTGGTCGCCTCCAACCGGGCCGCGGCCGGCGTCTACGAGGACACCACCGGTCCGTTGATCGTGGCCGCCCTGGCCGACCTCGGCTTCGAGGTCGCCGAGCCGCTCGTGCGTCCCGACGGCGAGCCGGTCGGCGAGGCGATCGCCGCCGCGATCGGCGCCGGCGCCCGCGTGGTGCTGACCACCGGCGGCACCGGACTCACCCCCACCGACCGCACCCCCGAGGTGACCGGTCCGCTGCTGGACCGCGAGATCCCCGGCCTGGCCGAGGCGATCCGGGCCGCCGGTGTCGCCAAGGGAGTGCCGACCGCCGTCCTTTCCCGCGGCCTGGCCGGTGTCGCCGGCGACTGCCTGGTGGTCAACCTGCCCGGCTCCCGCGGCGGCGTGAAGGACGCGCTGAACGTGCTGGTCCCGGTGCTGGCGCACGCCGTCGAGCAGATCACCGGGAGCGACCATTGA
- a CDS encoding LCP family protein, which produces MSQDNPETSPVAGARKVGTSRAARRGKAGRGGASRGGGRRKRYLPGHTVAKTITATLLALALVTGVGVVLLYNHWNGNLDRYDITSQLKNRPDKKDVTGPQEPLNILVMGSDTREGEGNGIDGEAGGGVSDTTILVHLSANRKFAYGISIPRDTLVDRPDCYDESGEVIPGQTDAMWNAAFGVGGPACTVQQLEQVSGIRIDNYVVIDFSGFKDMVNALDGVEVCIPEDIVDTEHGITLEAGTREIKDDEALSYVRLRHTGDGTDPSRIKRQQAFLAAMINKVLSAGTLSRPDRLIGFMNALTDSLQTDFDSVGEMADLAGNFQGIGPSNVKFVTTPWVYSTRQEGRVEWTEDVEKLWQLVVDDEQLTEEFVEQSISAADDPEGSSATTEDPTDTASPSDGSGQGGKKNGKKKDGGLSDDQRAAVGLCT; this is translated from the coding sequence ATGAGCCAGGACAACCCGGAGACCTCTCCGGTCGCCGGTGCCCGCAAGGTGGGCACCTCCCGGGCCGCCCGCCGCGGGAAGGCCGGTCGCGGTGGTGCCTCGCGCGGTGGGGGGCGCCGCAAGCGCTACCTGCCCGGGCACACGGTGGCCAAGACGATCACCGCGACCCTGCTGGCGCTCGCGTTGGTCACCGGCGTCGGCGTGGTGCTCCTCTACAACCACTGGAACGGCAACCTCGACCGCTACGACATCACCTCGCAGCTGAAGAACCGGCCGGACAAGAAGGACGTCACCGGGCCGCAGGAGCCGCTCAACATCCTGGTGATGGGCTCCGACACTCGCGAGGGTGAGGGCAACGGCATCGACGGCGAGGCCGGCGGTGGGGTCTCCGACACCACGATCCTGGTGCACCTCTCCGCCAACCGGAAGTTCGCCTACGGCATCTCGATCCCGCGCGACACGCTGGTCGACCGTCCGGACTGCTACGACGAGTCCGGCGAGGTGATCCCGGGGCAGACCGACGCCATGTGGAACGCGGCGTTCGGGGTGGGCGGACCGGCCTGCACCGTCCAGCAGCTCGAACAGGTCAGCGGCATCCGGATCGACAACTACGTCGTCATCGACTTCAGCGGCTTCAAGGACATGGTCAACGCGCTCGACGGCGTCGAGGTCTGCATCCCCGAAGACATCGTCGACACCGAGCACGGCATCACGCTGGAGGCGGGCACCCGGGAGATCAAGGACGACGAGGCGCTCAGCTATGTCCGGCTCCGGCACACCGGTGACGGCACCGACCCGAGCCGGATCAAGCGCCAGCAGGCGTTCCTCGCCGCGATGATCAACAAGGTGCTCTCCGCCGGCACGCTCTCCCGGCCGGACCGGCTGATCGGCTTCATGAACGCGCTCACCGACTCGCTGCAGACCGACTTCGACTCGGTCGGCGAGATGGCCGACCTGGCCGGGAACTTCCAGGGGATCGGCCCCAGCAACGTCAAGTTCGTCACCACCCCATGGGTCTACTCCACGCGCCAGGAGGGCCGGGTCGAGTGGACCGAGGACGTCGAGAAGCTCTGGCAGCTGGTGGTCGACGACGAGCAGCTCACCGAGGAGTTCGTGGAGCAGTCGATCAGCGCGGCCGACGACCCGGAGGGCTCCTCCGCGACCACGGAGGACCCCACCGACACCGCCTCGCCCAGCGACGGCTCGGGCCAGGGCGGCAAGAAGAACGGCAAGAAGAAGGACGGCGGCCTCTCGGACGACCAGCGGGCCGCGGTCGGACTCTGCACCTGA
- a CDS encoding MscL family protein, with protein MSGFKAFLLRGNLVEIAVGLIMATSFAVVVSTFTDVLMGFIGKIGGQPNFDEVTLADVAVGPFITAVVSFAILAAVVYFLIVMPYTRAKERYFPEEADPKAPSEVELLTEIRDALTNRA; from the coding sequence ATGAGCGGTTTCAAGGCATTTCTCCTCCGCGGCAACCTCGTGGAGATCGCGGTCGGCCTGATCATGGCGACCTCGTTCGCCGTGGTGGTCTCGACCTTCACCGATGTGCTGATGGGATTCATCGGCAAGATCGGCGGACAGCCCAACTTCGACGAGGTCACCCTGGCCGACGTGGCGGTCGGACCGTTCATCACCGCGGTGGTGAGCTTCGCGATCCTCGCCGCGGTGGTCTACTTCCTGATCGTCATGCCCTACACGCGGGCGAAGGAGCGCTACTTCCCCGAGGAGGCCGACCCGAAGGCGCCCTCCGAGGTCGAGCTGCTCACCGAGATCCGCGACGCGCTGACCAACCGAGCCTGA
- a CDS encoding molybdopterin molybdotransferase MoeA: protein MTPPGASRAVAEHLSALLDGIGALPAVDLALADAVGRVLAADVEAAVPVPRFDHAAMDGYAVRAADIAPDVTGAGAGPGGPGGDVSLPVVAAVGAGAAGPSALEPGAAVRIMTGAPVPPGADTVVPFEATTGEGDRVRLPGDLRAGAHIRRAGEDVAAGETLARAGDPLDPRTAGLLAAAGVARVAARPAPRLVVLTTGSELVPAGTDPAHLAPGAIHDSTAVTLVAEARALGAEVRHRGPVGDDPEAFLVLLHDAVRDADLVVTTGGVSAGDHDVVKAALAGRGGFWFGQVAVRPGRPQGHGVLHVDGEQGRRAVPVVNLPGTPAASYLTFQAFVRPLLAVLSGADPDVTVPVTLGAPVRRSPDRTLLLPGGRGEDGRAVVLPGHVGHSQRLLARTELVLVVPPGSEELPEGARIGAIVVASAATGESGHRAGGGR, encoded by the coding sequence GTGACCCCGCCGGGCGCGTCCCGCGCCGTCGCCGAGCACCTCAGCGCCCTGCTCGACGGCATCGGGGCGCTGCCCGCGGTCGACCTGGCGCTCGCGGACGCCGTCGGCCGGGTCCTCGCCGCCGACGTCGAGGCCGCGGTGCCGGTGCCGCGCTTCGACCACGCCGCGATGGACGGGTACGCCGTGCGCGCCGCCGACATCGCTCCCGACGTGACCGGGGCCGGGGCCGGTCCCGGAGGTCCCGGCGGTGACGTGTCGCTGCCGGTGGTGGCCGCGGTCGGCGCCGGCGCGGCCGGTCCGTCGGCGCTGGAGCCGGGCGCCGCGGTCCGGATCATGACCGGCGCGCCGGTCCCGCCCGGTGCCGACACCGTCGTCCCGTTCGAGGCGACCACGGGCGAGGGCGACCGGGTGCGGTTGCCGGGTGACCTCCGGGCGGGCGCCCACATCCGTCGTGCCGGGGAGGACGTGGCCGCCGGCGAGACCCTCGCCCGCGCCGGCGACCCGCTCGACCCCCGCACCGCCGGTCTGCTGGCGGCGGCCGGGGTCGCCCGTGTCGCCGCCCGGCCCGCGCCGCGCCTGGTGGTGCTCACCACCGGCTCCGAGCTCGTCCCGGCCGGCACCGACCCGGCCCACCTCGCCCCGGGCGCGATCCACGACAGCACCGCGGTCACCCTGGTCGCGGAGGCCCGTGCCCTCGGCGCCGAGGTGCGCCACCGCGGCCCGGTCGGCGACGACCCGGAGGCGTTCCTGGTGCTGCTGCACGACGCCGTGCGCGATGCCGACCTGGTGGTGACCACCGGTGGCGTCTCGGCCGGCGACCACGACGTGGTCAAGGCGGCGTTGGCCGGTCGTGGCGGGTTCTGGTTCGGCCAGGTCGCGGTGCGGCCCGGTCGGCCCCAGGGACACGGCGTGCTGCACGTCGACGGCGAGCAGGGGCGCCGGGCCGTGCCGGTGGTGAACCTGCCGGGCACCCCGGCTGCGTCGTACCTGACCTTCCAGGCGTTCGTCCGTCCGCTGCTGGCGGTGCTGTCCGGCGCCGACCCGGACGTCACGGTGCCGGTCACCCTCGGAGCCCCGGTACGGCGATCGCCCGACCGCACGTTGCTGCTGCCGGGTGGTCGTGGCGAGGACGGTCGGGCGGTGGTGCTGCCCGGCCACGTCGGCCACTCCCAGCGGCTGCTGGCCCGCACCGAGCTGGTGCTGGTGGTGCCGCCCGGCTCCGAGGAGCTGCCCGAGGGTGCGAGGATCGGGGCGATCGTGGTGGCGAGCGCCGCGACCGGCGAGTCCGGCCACCGGGCCGGAGGGGGAAGGTGA
- a CDS encoding penicillin acylase family protein: MDGTNERNARSATAGGGADAPGPEERGFWDLPPSLRWTTYGVVGVVVLLVVTSLTGVVVVRHSWPETSGRMELDGLDATVEVVRDGAGIPQIYADTTHDLMYAQGFVHAQERFFEMDVRRHATAGRLAELFGEAGLESDLVVRTLGWRRVAEQELTLLEPATRDALDAYAEGVNAYLGDRTPGEMSLEYTLLGLTGLDYAPEKWTAVDSVAWLKAMAWDLRSNVDDEATRAVTAALVGADRAAELYPAYDSEAHPPIVDRGAVVDGVFDPEATETGSRLRAAPGPRVTRALAGAVDVIGNATSLLGGGAGADEGIGSNGWVVAGSRTSTGAPILANDPHLGVSLPGVWMQVGLHCRRVTSACPYDVAGFSFSGVPGVVIGHNADIAWGFTNLGADVSDLYVERVVGDAWLRDGRPRPLVQRLERLEVRGDEPLEITVRATRHGPLLSDLVELDESSDRVDLTSDGLLESVVDAGATLAGAEPDETEGGDRAGWRPGVALAWTALRPRNTADALFALNRADDWTSFRAAMADFAVPGQNVVYADTAGHIGYQATGAIPRRRPGHDGTLPVAGWRSVNDWERRPVPFQALPWSFDPPAGAIVTANQQPVDPDGYPYALGEDWARGYRSSRIADLLDMDQELSVATMQTIQLDDRSAWAATLTPYLMEVGLPAGYYSDGQALLADWDQRQGADSAAAAVFNAAWRQILLHTFDDELPPALRPTDGARWWDVVAGLLERPNSPWWDDVATEEVETRDEILRAAMMDGRDELTRLLSPDPAEWSWGDLHELSLRSATLGESGVNIVERLFNRDGWDGAGGGSLVDATGWDAQQGYGVTTAPSMRMVVGLDDLDAARWINLTGVSGHAFHPHYTDQTDLWARGEYLEWAFSRPAVLRAAEETLVLTPLD; encoded by the coding sequence ATGGACGGGACGAATGAGCGGAACGCGCGCAGCGCGACCGCAGGGGGAGGGGCGGATGCGCCCGGCCCCGAGGAACGTGGCTTCTGGGATCTGCCGCCCTCGCTGCGCTGGACGACGTACGGCGTCGTCGGCGTCGTGGTGCTGCTGGTGGTCACCTCGCTGACCGGGGTGGTCGTGGTCCGTCACTCCTGGCCGGAGACGTCGGGGAGGATGGAGCTCGACGGCCTCGACGCCACGGTGGAGGTGGTCCGCGACGGCGCCGGGATCCCGCAGATCTACGCCGACACCACCCACGACCTGATGTATGCCCAGGGCTTCGTGCACGCCCAGGAGCGGTTCTTCGAAATGGACGTGCGGCGGCACGCCACCGCCGGCCGCCTCGCCGAGCTGTTCGGCGAGGCCGGCCTGGAGAGCGACCTCGTGGTCCGCACGCTGGGGTGGCGCCGGGTGGCCGAGCAGGAGCTGACGCTGCTGGAGCCGGCGACCCGCGACGCGCTGGACGCCTACGCCGAGGGCGTGAACGCCTACCTCGGCGACCGCACCCCGGGCGAGATGTCGCTGGAGTACACCCTGCTCGGCCTGACCGGCCTGGACTACGCCCCGGAGAAGTGGACCGCCGTGGACTCGGTCGCCTGGCTGAAGGCGATGGCCTGGGACCTGCGCTCCAACGTCGACGACGAGGCGACCCGCGCGGTGACCGCCGCGCTGGTCGGCGCCGACCGGGCCGCCGAGCTCTACCCGGCCTACGACAGCGAGGCGCACCCGCCGATCGTGGACCGGGGTGCGGTGGTCGACGGCGTCTTCGACCCGGAGGCCACCGAGACCGGCTCCCGGCTGCGGGCGGCCCCGGGACCGCGGGTGACGCGGGCGCTGGCCGGCGCCGTCGACGTGATCGGCAACGCCACCAGCCTGCTCGGCGGCGGTGCCGGGGCCGACGAGGGGATCGGCAGCAACGGCTGGGTGGTGGCGGGCAGCCGCACCAGCACCGGCGCCCCGATCCTCGCCAACGACCCGCATCTGGGCGTCTCGCTGCCCGGCGTGTGGATGCAGGTCGGTCTGCACTGCCGCCGGGTCACCAGCGCCTGCCCCTACGACGTGGCCGGCTTCAGCTTCTCCGGCGTGCCCGGCGTGGTGATCGGCCACAACGCCGACATCGCCTGGGGGTTCACCAATCTCGGTGCGGACGTCAGCGACCTCTACGTCGAGCGCGTCGTGGGTGACGCCTGGCTGCGCGACGGCCGCCCACGCCCGCTGGTGCAACGGCTGGAGCGGCTTGAGGTGCGCGGGGACGAGCCCCTCGAGATCACGGTCCGCGCGACCCGGCACGGCCCGCTGCTCTCCGACCTCGTCGAGCTCGACGAGTCCTCGGACCGGGTCGACCTGACCAGCGACGGGTTGCTGGAGTCGGTCGTCGACGCCGGAGCCACCCTGGCCGGCGCTGAGCCCGACGAGACCGAGGGCGGCGACCGGGCCGGGTGGCGCCCGGGGGTGGCGCTGGCCTGGACCGCCCTGCGCCCCCGCAACACCGCGGACGCGCTCTTCGCGCTCAACCGGGCCGACGACTGGACCTCCTTCCGCGCGGCGATGGCCGACTTCGCGGTCCCCGGGCAGAACGTCGTCTACGCCGACACGGCGGGCCACATCGGCTACCAGGCGACCGGCGCGATCCCGCGCCGCCGTCCCGGCCACGACGGCACCCTTCCGGTCGCCGGCTGGCGCTCGGTCAACGACTGGGAACGCCGCCCGGTGCCGTTCCAAGCGCTGCCCTGGTCGTTCGACCCGCCGGCCGGCGCGATCGTGACGGCCAACCAGCAGCCGGTGGACCCGGACGGCTATCCCTACGCCCTGGGCGAGGACTGGGCGCGCGGCTACCGCTCGTCACGGATCGCCGATCTGCTGGACATGGACCAGGAGCTGTCGGTGGCGACGATGCAGACCATCCAGCTCGACGACCGCAGCGCGTGGGCGGCCACGCTGACGCCGTACCTGATGGAGGTGGGGCTGCCGGCCGGCTACTACTCCGACGGTCAGGCGCTGCTCGCCGACTGGGACCAGCGGCAGGGCGCCGACAGCGCCGCGGCGGCCGTCTTCAACGCGGCCTGGCGCCAGATCCTGCTGCACACCTTCGACGACGAGCTGCCGCCCGCACTCCGCCCGACCGACGGCGCCCGGTGGTGGGACGTGGTCGCCGGCCTGCTGGAGCGCCCGAACAGTCCGTGGTGGGACGACGTCGCCACCGAGGAGGTGGAGACCCGGGACGAGATCCTGCGGGCGGCGATGATGGACGGCCGCGACGAGCTGACCCGACTGCTCTCGCCCGACCCCGCCGAGTGGAGCTGGGGCGACCTCCACGAGCTGTCCCTGCGCTCGGCGACGCTGGGGGAGTCCGGCGTCAACATCGTCGAGCGGCTCTTCAACCGCGACGGGTGGGACGGGGCCGGGGGCGGCTCGCTGGTCGACGCCACCGGCTGGGACGCGCAGCAGGGGTACGGCGTGACCACCGCCCCGTCGATGCGGATGGTGGTCGGGCTCGACGACCTCGACGCGGCGCGCTGGATCAACCTCACCGGAGTCTCCGGCCACGCCTTCCACCCGCACTACACCGACCAGACCGACCTGTGGGCGCGCGGGGAGTACCTGGAGTGGGCGTTCAGCCGCCCGGCGGTGCTGCGGGCCGCCGAGGAGACCCTCGTGCTCACCCCGCTCGACTGA
- a CDS encoding SAF domain-containing protein, translating to MPRTDPAPPRRRAGDLLRSVRRRVLRRRRLLAAAATAVAVAAGLSAVAPTAPATSTVVVASRDLPAGALLGAGDLTVRELPDGAVPDGTLTAPAGAVLAGSVRRGEPITDARVVGAGLLPDGDERVVVPLRLSDSEQAALLGAGDLIDLVATDPSSATTRVVAESVTVLAVPTPQGGGATGATGSLGGRLVIVAAPVTAADAVAASGVSSFVTFRWVRR from the coding sequence ATGCCTCGCACCGACCCCGCCCCACCACGCCGCCGCGCGGGCGACCTTCTCCGCTCGGTACGACGCCGGGTGCTGCGCCGGCGCCGCCTGCTCGCCGCCGCGGCCACCGCCGTCGCAGTCGCGGCCGGCCTGTCCGCGGTGGCCCCGACCGCACCGGCGACCAGCACCGTCGTCGTCGCCAGCCGCGACCTGCCCGCCGGCGCCCTGCTCGGCGCCGGCGACCTGACCGTCCGGGAGCTCCCCGACGGCGCGGTCCCGGACGGCACCCTCACCGCTCCCGCCGGTGCTGTGCTGGCCGGCTCGGTACGCCGCGGCGAGCCGATCACCGACGCCCGGGTGGTCGGCGCCGGACTGTTGCCCGACGGCGACGAACGGGTCGTGGTGCCGCTGCGACTCTCCGACAGCGAGCAGGCAGCACTGCTCGGTGCGGGCGACCTGATCGACCTGGTGGCCACCGACCCGTCGTCGGCGACGACCCGGGTGGTCGCCGAGTCGGTGACCGTGCTGGCCGTGCCGACACCACAGGGAGGAGGCGCGACCGGGGCGACGGGATCGCTCGGCGGGCGGCTGGTGATCGTGGCGGCACCGGTGACGGCCGCCGACGCGGTGGCGGCCTCCGGCGTGTCGTCGTTCGTGACGTTCCGTTGGGTGCGCCGTTAG
- a CDS encoding 5-formyltetrahydrofolate cyclo-ligase yields the protein MPSPQPRPDPGDRPDRTHPPSGRTPGDTGTDLRAAKAALRREILARRAQIDAGLARLRADGIAARAHRTPEVRRAGTVACYLAIGTEPGTGPLLERLLADGKRVLLPVLLPDNDLDWAEYAGPDSLRGGRHGLSEPTGQRLGVDAIGRADVVLVPGLAVSSDGHRLGRGGGSYDRALARVPASTYTAVLLHPEEVGVEVPVEPHDRPVDAAITAQRLHPMPGSPGGR from the coding sequence GTGCCGAGTCCACAACCGCGTCCTGATCCTGGAGACCGGCCGGATCGCACGCACCCGCCGTCCGGGAGGACGCCGGGCGACACCGGCACCGACCTGCGGGCCGCGAAAGCCGCTCTGCGGAGGGAGATCCTCGCCCGGCGCGCGCAGATCGACGCCGGCCTCGCGCGGCTGCGCGCCGACGGGATCGCCGCCCGCGCCCACCGCACGCCGGAGGTACGACGGGCCGGCACGGTCGCCTGCTACCTCGCGATCGGGACGGAGCCGGGCACCGGCCCCCTGCTGGAGCGGCTGCTGGCCGACGGCAAGCGGGTGCTGCTGCCGGTGCTGCTGCCCGACAACGACCTGGACTGGGCCGAGTACGCCGGGCCCGACTCCCTGCGCGGGGGCCGGCACGGGCTCAGCGAGCCGACCGGGCAACGGCTCGGGGTGGACGCGATCGGCCGGGCGGACGTCGTACTGGTGCCGGGGCTGGCGGTCTCCAGCGACGGACACCGGCTGGGTCGGGGCGGCGGCTCCTACGACCGGGCGCTGGCGCGCGTGCCGGCGTCGACCTACACCGCGGTGCTGCTCCACCCGGAGGAGGTCGGGGTCGAGGTGCCGGTCGAGCCGCACGACCGGCCGGTCGATGCCGCGATCACCGCGCAGCGGCTGCACCCGATGCCGGGGTCCCCCGGCGGGCGGTGA
- a CDS encoding GNAT family N-acetyltransferase produces MSTATPGRAWPNRLTSGVAPEVTVRPIRVADGPAWRAARQRNRAWLAPWDATVPPGGDARPTTFRALVRRLRAAARRGTTYPFVVEVDGAFAGQVSVNNIVRGSAQFASVGYWIDQRFAGKGVVPRAVAMVIDHCFTTAGLHRIEICIRPENTNSLRVVEKLGLREVGYAPGFLHIDGDWRDHRIFAVTKEEVPAGLLARMEASGGTCRRWGEGAGFTGQPGKPARHAGAARRVVRVSADRFETGGRRPSSR; encoded by the coding sequence ATGAGCACCGCCACGCCCGGACGCGCCTGGCCCAACCGGCTCACCTCCGGCGTCGCGCCCGAGGTCACCGTGCGTCCGATCCGCGTCGCCGACGGACCCGCCTGGCGTGCCGCGCGACAGCGCAACCGCGCCTGGCTGGCGCCCTGGGACGCCACCGTCCCTCCGGGCGGTGACGCCCGCCCGACCACCTTCCGCGCCCTGGTACGCCGACTCCGCGCGGCGGCCCGCCGCGGGACGACGTACCCGTTCGTGGTGGAGGTGGACGGCGCGTTCGCCGGTCAGGTCAGCGTGAACAACATCGTCCGCGGCTCGGCGCAGTTCGCCTCCGTCGGCTACTGGATCGACCAGCGCTTCGCCGGCAAGGGAGTGGTGCCGCGGGCGGTGGCGATGGTGATCGACCACTGCTTCACCACCGCCGGGCTGCATCGGATCGAGATCTGCATCCGCCCCGAGAACACCAACTCGCTGCGCGTGGTGGAGAAGCTCGGCCTCCGCGAGGTCGGCTACGCCCCGGGGTTCTTGCACATCGACGGCGACTGGCGCGACCACCGGATCTTCGCGGTGACCAAGGAAGAGGTGCCGGCCGGGTTGTTGGCCCGGATGGAGGCGTCCGGGGGGACGTGTCGGCGCTGGGGTGAGGGTGCGGGTTTCACCGGTCAGCCGGGGAAACCCGCACGACACGCCGGGGCGGCACGGCGTGTCGTGCGGGTTTCGGCCGACAGGTTCGAGACGGGTGGACGTCGCCCGTCGTCCCGTTGA